The Triplophysa rosa linkage group LG15, Trosa_1v2, whole genome shotgun sequence genomic sequence CTTATCCATTTTTAGGATAATTTTTTATGTCTTATGTTCAGATTCTATATTATGCCAGCAATTCGCCAACATGGACAGCTTGAGTGACATGCCCCTTAAGGACTAGGGTAAGGGAAAATTCTGTCGTTACCCTtaaatcatttcaaatctgtatgactttctttcttttgcagaacacaaaagaagatatttttaaaataatgttggtaaccaaacaatggcggtacccactGACTTGCACTGCTTTTTAGAAGTGAAGGGGTAAcgtcggttaccaacattcttcaaaacatcttctttttcattttggggttaaatatcccttttaattacaAACGTTTAGAAAGTAATTTAGAAAATAGACCAAATAACTAGATAATATACAATTTTGATACAAAAAAAAAAGCTAGGCTACTTCAACATTATTGATTTTGAAGCAAAACCACCAACATAGACAGGAAAGAGTATATCCATCCTGCTTTTAAATATTAACCAGATAAAGGCACGTTAGTCGATCAAATGTTATGCAACCAGCAGATTCAGACGTGTCCTGATGTCTTTCTACCTCTGGACAAGGCAAAATTCTGCAGGTTTCAGACACAACCTAAAGGATGGGGaaccagaaaataaaaaaacatacataatcATTGGGTTTAATACTGATAAACACCTGGTAGCTAAGCAACTCATCAAGAGAGAGGGGATATGCTAAAATAAGTCTTTAACATTTGGCCACATACAAAACTGTAACATACATTATGTGTAAAATAACTTTTGTTCTATGTTAGGTCAAGATATTATGGAGAGGACAGATTTCACAGATTAACAAAATGTCAGCTCAGCATTTGaagcactgtaaaaaagaaacaaaataaatacaagaaaaataaatacatttgtcttGCAGGCTAAGCCTCAAGACTAAAATGCTAAAGACGTCTTGAACTGTCGTTCCTTTATCTACAGGATTTCACCAGAAGAGGAAAGAGCAAATTAACTTCATACATTCACAGAAACCAAATTTTAAGACCTGAAACAAAGTTTTATGCTTTGGCAAGTATCAAAACCCTTCATAGACTTCCACACAATGTAAGCATAATTACTACTTTGCAAAGGAAAACAAAAGGGCAAGGGAGgacaacaaagaaaaaaagaaacatgattGAAAAAGAacccaaaaataataacataaacaggcattttgtatttacaatgAATACAGGCAATTTTTATCATTACAAAGGTTATGGTCACAGCCATGAACGAAAGCCTTCCCACGCCCTCTTTCCCCAACATTCCCCACAATTCCCTCTGCTGCGAACCTCAGCTTGCATGTCTATCCACTCCTCAAGTTGAAAAGTAAAGCGGTACAGTCTCCTCTTTTTCGATTAGGGAATGAGGACACAGGGAATAACAGGAGTCTAGGTGAACCTATGAAGCGGTACATGCCTCCAGACAGGAGGGCAGCGGGGAGGCCTATATGATGCCTCAGGGAGGTTGATATCAGGGTGGGCCCGGGGTGCTGGGTTTAGAGGTTGTCTCCAGGCTGATACTGAGGTTCAGTCGCGGTGAAGTAATCCTCAAGGAAGCCCTGCAAATACTCGAAAGTGGGCCGCTCCTCTGCATCTTTCTTCCAGCACTGAAGCATCAGCTCATGTAGAGAAATCGGACAGTCCTGAGGACATGGCATCCGGTAGCCACGCTCCACTTGTTCTAGTACTTCCCTGTTATTCATACctacaaaaaaatgacagaaaactcAGTAAGagataaaaaaatatgctttagcTTAACAACAACTGAGTTTCAACATGATTCATTTTAGGGGTCAAAACCTGAAGGACAAACAGATAGAGGACAGTCTAAACTCTATCGCAAATAGCAAATTTGGTATCTCTGTCTCTAACCCTCTAGCGTCAGCACAATGTAAAAAATTAGCTTATGTTTATGCTCATAACTTTTGACTTGTATGtcctaaaaagaaaaaaagatctTGTAATTGCAACTACACGGAATTGCGGAAACCAGGCATAAAAATGAAATTCGCTGTATAACGTGGCATGGCAAGGAATCTTGTAAATTTAGAATTTCAGAAAGGAGTGCAGAACAGCTAATAATCCTACTAAAAACAGTTAAAACCAGGCTAAGCTCTTTTGCTGGTTTTAACTGGTTAAGCAGGCGGGTTTGGGCTGCTTTTTAAGCTGGTCAAGCTGGAACCCCCCAGCTAAAACCAGCAGAACACCAGCCATGGAATTCATTGTTTCATCATTGTCATGAGGGACATGATCGCGTTTTAAAAGCATCGAGAGAGGAACGCCTGCAAACATCTGTTCATGATGCAATGCAGCATTGAGTCCTCCTACTACATGCTAGCCAACATCATTGATGTTTTTCCACTAGGCTTTTTATTTCTCACCCACTGGGTTTTCATGACATGTGAACAGAACCTGTTTTTAAAGTAATAAACTTATTAGTGACTGGTGAATAATGAAACTGATATAGAAGCAGGGTAGTCACGAACAAATATTATCTGCATATTTTTACGGAATACAAATGAATAAGAAATGCACTGTTTAATAACACCCTTTCTCAAGAGAGAAACCATTAAaactaggggtgtgacgagacacttatcccacgagaCGAGACAAGACACGAGACTGGGAACGAGacgagatttttagacttttttaaagaaatcctcaatgatgaaatatatagggaaaaATAGTCTCTTATTCACCTTAAAACACAAAAGGCAAAAAATGTAGTCATTATAAAATCACCTTGTActttataaaacaaattaaacttctattttaattaataatattatgcagtaataaacaatatgtaaatattGCAAAACGTTTTGTTGACTCAAAactgtaattgcacaaaaaatatgctttgttttcttaacaggcgcagcttttagtaaagagctgtgtctgttttctctatatgcttttgcatagtgctcgACTGCTCGTGTTAGCAGTGGTGGTgatcatatcacactgtcaatcctccttcctccactgactgaaccctcatagccttcagagaaccagttaaaactacataaacacatcatgttttatgctttcATTGCACATttgtaagagacagatgatctgtttttgaagaggtgtgcctgtgaatgtatttaaaataacgtaatgtgaacttgcaattgctatactGCACTTGTGGTACAGTCAGCTCAGCTGCTGATTAGCTGCGTGCTCCCAATGCGCTGCTGGCAGCGGGAACCGTCGCAAACACTCGTGCTTAATATGCACAAGGCGCTGCAGACGCGAGAGAACATTGAAACCCGTCCGTCTAGCacgtttacataaaaaaacggTGGGAAAGTAGCGCTGCGGGATGGAAAATCACGTCGTCGAATGGCCGGGCTGGTCATTGTAGCTCTGCTCACATACATGTtgcagttattagcgtgttctgtacagtaatgaaaacaggtcacacatatataaaatatattttgaggtcacaCAGATTAAATTTTGGGAGCATATGCGATTAAAATGCTCGCAATTTCGAGCCCAACACCCCATCATGCCAATTCCGTGAGGATATTGTGTTGTTGCGAGACCAGTCTGATCTGGGTGCCACGAAATCTCGTCATACCCCTAATTAGAACTATTAATTACCTGTGATTGGTTACATCACATTATCACACATTCCTGTCACGATTCAGTACAGGTATGTTCCATTTCATTTCCATTACATTTAACATTTGTTCATTTAGCAGACCATTTTATCCCAAGcgtttaaaaaatgacacagcatttaacattttaaaatgcttgatgtttgaaacataaaccCATTCTGTTTTCCATGTTCATGTTTTACAGCAGCATTTTGAATAGTTTACCTGGATATGGAACTCTGCCTTTAGTAACTAGTTCTGTAAGCAGTATTCCAAAAGACCAAACATCTGATTTAATGGTGAACTTTCCATACAGAGCCGCCTCAGGAGCGGTCCATTTAATCGGGAATTTGGCTCCTGAAATGCAGAGAAACACAAAAGCCAAAAAAGGTATTAACCTGAAAGAATACATTGGATACACTAGTTCGTCATATCCAACCAAATAAAATCCAAATGgacttttttccatttccaaGCTGGTCCAGGCTATGCAACTTGTTGGGATGAAAAACTTGAAGAATGAAAAAAATGGATGTGATAAATAACGACAAGACACCCATATTTGTGTGACCTATTCCTTTAAATAGCCTATAgagacaaaacacaacatacagTGGAATGCTATTCTGGCCTTTCGGCTGGGTGAACTACAGATATTTGTGATCTTTCTCACCTTGTCGGGCAGTGTACTCATTGTCTTCAATAAGTCTGGCCAGGCCAAAGTCAGCGATTTTACACACCAGGTTATCACCCACCAGAATGTTAGCAGAGCGCAAATCTCTGTGAATATAGTTCATTCTCTCGATGTAGGCCATGCCTGCAGCCACCTAAACACACAAAGTGGGAATACTAAATATGCTGAGCAAAGTCATGTTCAAATCTTTATGGAATAATACTAAGGTTACTTGTGTTCAGTAGTATTATGTGGACACACAGTGCCGACATAGAAATGATATAATTGTATCCACTCAAACGGGGCTTAAGGATACagcattgaccacagcacagtAGTCCACAATCCTGCTACAGTATATGCAAAATGAAacagtaatgaaaataaaaaagttggtcATTTTAGTGGCAACACCTATTAGAACACCTGTGAATTTGAAAGGATCTGAATTCATACTCAGAAAAGCATTAAGTTAGTTCTAGTTTTACACACATTGTGATCATAATAAGTTATGCCGATTATGTTCTTAAACATATAGTAGTAAACATTGAAgcaaaagtgactgtaaatctgTCTTAGTAGTATAGCGTATTACAAGTTGCTGTACCTGGGCAGTCATGTCAACTAAATTGGGCAGCTTGAGCCCCCGTCCCTCCCCATCCTTCAGGAAATCTAGGAGGCTACCTGAAAAATATCACATGCACTTGgtcagtaaaaaaaacattattctaCAAATTGTCACGGCACTGAtatcataaacagaaaattgTTAACAGAGTATGATCATATGGCATCTGTTGTGTAAGAGTTTTAGTACACGAGTGTTAGCTTTTGCGATCATTACAGATGGAGATCTGGCCCTAAATTTGCTTTCCACGTACAGCATTAGACTCAATGTActtctttgtaaaaaatctccAACTATCTCCAGCTATCCAAAAATCTCCAGCTATCCTGTAAACGcatctattttattatttgacaaCAACCTCTGACCTTTTCCCATGTACTCAGTGACGATATAGATAGGCTCCTCAGAAACGACAGCATATAGTTGCACTAGTTTATCATGTCGCAGTTTCTTCATGATCTGCGCTTCCTCTAGGAAGGACTCTGGAGACATGGTGCCGGGCTTCAGGGTCTTCACAGCCACTTTAGTGTTGCCGTTCCAAGTACCTGACAGCAAAAACCAGATAACTTACAGTTAGCACATTGCACACcaaacctaaaaaaaaaacattttatccaAAAAACACCCTTTATTTCATGCACATTTTCTTTGCAGTTAAAACAGCCATTTTGAACTCTGGGGAGAGTTCACTGACAATGAATTGTGTCTAATGGTAGAACTCAGAAACTGCACAATTATCTGGACAGTTTTACAACTTTTGGTTTACACTGGACTTTGTCATGATTGGCAGTTTTAACCGCAGGACAAAACAGGAGTTTAAGTCAACCATGTACCGGGTTGTTAATATCCACAACACTGCTTGCCTTTAAATCACACAATTCAGTATATCAAGAGCAATCATTAGATACCTAAGTGTGGGAAAAGagaatacagtaaaaatgtacTGTAGTTTGCCATACTACATGCAACTTATAACTTAAAGACCCTTCGCAAAACCCCGCTCCCCTTCGTTCCTGTTGCTATGTCCGACAAGCTATCGGGTATCAGCCATACGCTCCCAGTGTAAATTTGTGCACTACCTGGGgaatttctggaaaaattaAACTCTGATTTCAGACAGAAtggtctgcaatatgcattcgAGGGATACATTCAGGAAGTTAGATTACTGTAACTGTAATTATtctatatttgcgtccacaccagcagGCGATAACGTTACGCTAATTCTAAACTCGCACGATGCAGTAGGCTACTACTGTCACATAAATGGCTGTATAGCTAACCTAAATGTGGTGTAtcaagtgtttatatttacttcGAAATTTGTAGTAATGACAATTTTAGAGAAAGAGAGTAACTTCGGGCAGAGCTTTGGTCGGCTGTGATCTTTCTTTGTGAAAGTAACgttaaacttttaaatattagtttagTACAGAAAAGAATAGCAGTCcatcatttatttgtgttaaatacaacaaacacagtacGGCTGTTGCTTGACgacttcattgctgaaaacTTCTTTCCTTTAAACTGTCGCTGCAAATCGTCGCCTTGGAatgataaggttctatctgcggtCTGAGTAGTTTGGAGATATGGAGctttaaagtttttgcatttcaaatagaaaaaatgatacgaggaacaaatctcttttatacatgaaaaagacagagaccctaaatgtattccaaatgtacaatatcaacattttcaGAAATCTGTAAATGGGGTtttttggaacaggtcaaacgcagatagaaccttccgattctgaaaaatcactttcggtttagaattataaggttctatctgtgaaacattcattaaagcaaaacattttcaagcaacacaaacaatttacttataacttttgttaaaacatgaaattagtgtataataatgtgtaaaaaaagtacatttacatggtttttatgacacttatttcatattttaggatgcTTTTTTCTTGTTCAAGTTAAGCATAAAAGGCTGTGCTAATTGTTGTATCGATGTTTTATCCACAGAGCGTGGGACAGATCAAATTACTATTCGAGATGAGTATGGCTGAATTAACctaataatgtttattgttgtaatcaAGACTCTTGACGTTGCTGACTATTTGGCATAACTGCATTATGAGAGTCTATGTAAACACAGGTATTAGGAAGCTAGCGCTGCTGGCTAGTGTTGTgtctataaatataaatcaattataaataatctcctcaacaaaacctaaaacaaaacaaaacatactgTTGTTTGAGCTGCTCTCATTGACAAGAGTATCAATAAAACAGTCAGCCTtgaggtttcttttaaacattgttttgtgttgcaCTGTTCCCTCAGATATTCCCGTCACTGATGAGTCAGGTtacatgacaaagaaagctgatcctgagaaatcctgattggtcctcttATGTGCATTAAAAGTGCTGATTGGATCTTGCAGATAGCCAAATTTATAATTCAATTTTGTagatagaacctttttgttttcttaaaaaagtccaaaaatgcacacatttaaaaaaaacatggcatactgtaaataaattgtcacagaataagaatatgtgaataactcaattttgagtTAATAATTCTAAGGCGACGAaatgctgctctctgaaggctgaaggtgcgctcatcacatcacatcttGCCAGCTTTCTCATACATGTAATATGTAAGTAATATATCAATACGTATTATATTCCACCTTAAAACACCACTTCTCGAATGCTTACGTCTGTAATTCGTACATTAATGATTCCAACAATATCGTGTCTCCTATCTGTATTggtatagttgtgatgtgaactccgCTATTTAAAAGTTATAACTTAGTTATCGTTATAGTGTGAAAGTCCATTAAAGCTGGGTATATATGTCTCGGTTTACTATTccaataattaaaaagctattttttcatattaatcatCAAAGCTCTACTACACCAGGCGGCTTGTCGGACACAATGGCGGTCAGTCACGGGTGCACATAATATCggcgttatgattggtcagatcgcctgtcaatcaaactgcttgcaAAGGGTCAATTAAATAGGGCTTTACCGATGTAAAATTTGGCCGATGACGATAAAATATCGTCATACTTCTGGTATCtttttgatttaataaacaaatgatagatgttcttccagagcaacccagaaaaatgttctcaatagccacaagtctaacaggtctcaagacagaaagcattcagagcagtctgattcaaacaacatgcttttgttcctataatttacacattcataaatatctacaaaatgtacctacatcaacaatgttttgctactAGCAGTAAGTGCATGATCACGACACAGACAGTACTGTAGGTTACTGGATTTTACTGTGAGCAACATGCAGCTGATgtggtttaaccagaggaaatgatttataatttatcggctataatatatttGTCTCATTTTATTATCGGGCCGATACAGCTGATAATTTATCTGCAGCCCTAAAATGAAAGGTTTTAGAAAACTACGCAATTCACTGTGTGAATGTCACAATGGAGATGGAAATCGGTGGCACAATATTTCAATAATCtgaatattttacaaaaaaacgttttatttttatacttgCAGAATATGCTTATCAATTATTACAGTATACGTGCCAGTGTTGCTGATGAGAAAGCATTTAGGGAATGAGAAGCTTCTTGTACCCGTCCATTTTTTCTGATTTTGAAAAACGTTATCATTAATTAAAAAAGGGTACAAAGAATTTACTGATTCATGTCTGAGCTAGTTGTTTTGGTTTGACTTTGGAGACAAGCTTCCCAGTGTTACTACTTTAAGTGAGTTTTTCCCCAACACTATTATCCACACACTGTTTGTGCTCATGAACAACTAAAGGCCTGTGGTGTTTTAAAGGCAAGGCATATCATTGGGATGTACAGGTCTACATAGAAGTGGGGGAGGAGGTAGTGAGCAGATAcctgtgcacgcacacacatgcaaaaaaaaacCCCACACGTCATTAATACAGGGGTTGGACAGTAAATGCTACTCTTTTGAAGAATTAGTCACAATACACTCTTATTATGCAAGCTGATACTTACCGTTTTTATTCTTACCTCTATTCactgacacaaatataaatatatttcttacAATACTTAaaattattctaaaataatatatatacgtatatatggttctcaaactttttcgttgtaaggccccctttgtgtagagtgcatcgctttgcggccccccaaataaagacttataatcttaaatttaacatttttatttaaacaaaaacacattcagttatacaatgctgaaacatcaattcttttgtctggtggtcttatttttctgatgtttgattgcataaaatctatgatcaatttctatatttcataaaatgccacaaaatctgtggcccccctggatccatctgggggcccccaggggccacggcccccagtttgagaactactgtatTAGAAAatgcaaagacatttaaaagatagttcacccaaaaaatacacaaattctaaattctgtcatcatctactcaccctcttgtcatttcaaacctgtataactttcttctgcaaaacagaaaagaagatattttgaagaatgttggtaaccgaacaatggcggtacccattcgcttctattgtatggacacaaaaccaatgcaagtcaacattcttcaaaatcttcttttgtgttctctggaAGAACACAGTCCTTGAGACTGGTACGCTGTTGTCGCAAGGAGCTGGTATTACTTCAGCAAAGTGTGTCTTTTTGGATGTCTTAAATATATAGCAGACAAAATAATTAAGTGGTGCTTACAAGCTTGGAATGAcacaaaggtgagtaaataataacaggatttttatttctgATTGAAATTTTCCTTCCTAATAAaggataaaaatatgaatagtaaACGTTTATATTACTATATAATAGTGGTGTTGTAAGGATTAAACAAACTCCTTTCTAATATTTAAAGTTTTGTGTAGAGGTACAGTATGACAGTGTCAGAGCGGAGGCAATTTTCTTACCACACCAAACATCAGCGAAACACCCCGCCCCGAGTTTCAAATCCAGCGTCAGAGACTCACGGGAGATTTCCCAGCAATCATGGCTAAGTCCCACCGTTTCAGGGGTGTAGAACATGCACAAACCCGTTAATGTAAAGCACAAACCATCTGCATTCTCTAcagggagagggagggagggaaagGGGTTAACTATAAAGACGGCGAGAAACGTGCAATAAGAGAGATGGAAGGCTTCCATGTTGTTCTGAGAGGCTCAGTCACTTTACAGTACAGGGATATTACAGCCAAAACATTAACGATATTAAAGATATCTGATTTATGTTAAATGCCATGTTCGCTTTGTGAGTTTTCAGTTTTGAGCtatattgcattgcattgtcATGATGGCATCTTTTATTGAACCCAGAACATCCCTTTAAAAAATAGCTTGCATATCCAAATATCTGTAAAGTGACTCCACCCATCACAATGACCTGCCTCCATCTCCCTGTTTGGTTGTTTGTTGCTAAACACAGTGGGAGGAGGCCATACCCATCCAAACCTCCCCAAACTGGCCGTTGCCCAAGCGCTTTATAAGCTGCAGTGACTCCCGTGGGATCTCCCACACGTCTTTGGTTTTGACAGACAGGTCGGTAAGCCTTGGCATCCCTTTGTGGCAAGGGACCACCAAGCGACAGCAAAGCCCTGCTGCCCTCTCtgagcgcgcacacacaaacataaacagtcagagagaaagaaaacattCAGAAACAGAATAAAGCGAGTAGAGACTAAATGCAGTAGCATCTCAGAATTGGGAAAACTCATTTGTTGGGTTGTTCAGCTTGGATCCATCTCTGTGTACTTGTAACCTAGCAATCTCTCTAGGTCCAAATTGGGATCTCCTACTGTAGATGTATACGTTTTGCATACAACAACGTCATCAAAACGCCCCGAAAATGTTATTGTCAAGTAAATGAATGGGCATTAAATGACCTAAAAAGTTTTCCGTATTTAGTTAAAAtggtatttcatgcattctgacttctttacactgttaaacgtgctggcttctcatgcttaacatgggcAAATTGTCAAAAAACTAATAACGTagttttttctgtgttcaataCACTCCACCAGGGTTTGTATAGGTTTCTGAAAGTAAAAtttgaaagtaaaaatgtaatatactcTTGTCAAACTGTTTACATGACAATAGTGGTTATCATTACTATAATGGGTAGTTTTcccatataaaaaaaatgaaggtATAATTTACTATGAAAATACATGTCTAATTAGGTATGACTATTAAAAAGatatgattattaaaaaatcatagcttctcttttttttttagcaaaacatgctatgaAATGGACATTTTAGGCTGTTAAGGTATTGATATTTTTAAggtcttatttaaaaaaagaaataaaaaaacatgtgaaagttttgaaatgaatgacatgaCAGACTTTAAATGCCTAATGTCACGgttctgccttcttgtttctgaacttctagtcgtgtggcaggatcgggacagagcccttaggttttttGTGAGAAAGCCATAAGTCGtttgtttttacatctcatgtgctttctcgtgtcttgtcattggccccgcccctctcgtttcatgtattgcttccctgccgtgtctaatgtttcccacctgtcctgtgtcattatccttcgtttgtcttccctttaaatagtcctcatgtgtcattgtcttgttgttcgtggattacgttctTTGTACCTGTGATTTCAGTGTGCCATCGTTTTGTAATCCAAGCCTGTCAAGTCGATGTACCGTGTTTCCACCGTGAGTCAATGTTTGTCTAGTTTATGTCAGTTTAGGTTAAGTGTTTTGTAGTCTAGTTAGTAGTTTATTGTTCCTGTGGagtctgttattatttattccccttgtgtttgtcatttttgtcattttacccccgcgtgggtttttgttttgtgtttattgtttaaaataaaatcttgtgttaaccccttaattccCTGCTGCCTgtaattgggttcttccaccacgcCGACCGTGACACCTAAAAAGACAATTTGTGAATACAATCAACAATTTGATTTTCTTGACCTTTTTCTATTTCATATTACTTTTTAGGGCtatatttctttttattctatatttgtttaacatgtgTTTTTTCCCTGTGCAGCTGCTTGATACTATGCAATTGTGTAAAGGGTTATAAAATTGACTTGACCACTGGGAGATCACAAAAAATCGAAATGAATCTCCTAAGGGCGTACTCACACTGTCCCAACTGAACCGCGCACAGGTGGTTGACCTAGTGTTGTCGCTCGTAACTGCGCTCGTGCCCTGAGCTGGCTGGAAGAGGTGGGCTCGAGCGCAGTTTGGTTTGGAAAGGGGGGCAAGTGTGAGCGCAAACCATGCCGGATCGCAGAACTGAAAGCATGACGTAAATTATGCGACTGTTCAAATTCCTCCTTGAAGTTTAGCCGCCATGTAAAAAATATCTAATGCGCACAGCACTTGCAGGTGTGTGTCAACGCGGTCAAAACTACTCCAAATATTAAAAGCGTAATGAGCTTTTTACTCTCATATCACTCTCGTATGACAATGATATCATAAGCAGTCACATCGTTATGATGaaagcgtgctcgggtgcggatggtaaagTACAGTGTGAGCGCAGGCCAGCGGGTGGGTagttttttaaattgacttaaatatcctaatttaactaaggcatagccCAGGAAACCGCGCCTTAACGTGCTAAAGTTCTAACTTCTCTTAGCTCGCTTCAGCCAATGGAATTGTGCGCAGTGGCCTCCAAAATATCGTGTATTGCTTGCTTGTGAAGTAACGCATTTtactaaataaatgtattgcttGACAAAAAGTACTTACTTGCTTAGCTCTTTTGATGTACATAATAAAAGTAATTTACCTCTTTCTTAACAGCCCATAGCGTGTGTAATCGATGTGACAGTGAAAGAGCAAACATTCAGTCGGCTAATGTATCTTAAGTTGTTTGCCCCTCATTGATTAACGATTGTACTGGGAACCTGTACtgttttgatatttaaaaatggctGTGTGTAGGTGAAGCATTTTCGTACAAAACCACAGCAATGTTTACTCTGGACCATAAAGTCGAGATAACAGAACACGTCGCACCAATAGGACACACCAGTTCAGGAAGCAGCCTTTAAGTGCCATCTGCTCGGAGCTAAGAGGGACCCAAGCATGCATCCGGCTCCATCAGCCATGAGCGCTGTCAGCCTTCTCACACGTGGCAATAAAAGCAAGAGACTGGATATAGTgtgcaaacatgcacacaagGACATCACGAGAAGAATAAGATCAAAAACACATGGCATATTTCCTGTGCTCTCCAGGTTAGGGTCGACTCTCAGGGTGCTTTTAATGGTGCACAGTTGTTTGTTTGTAGTTTAAAGTTACATAACGAAACCTCTACAGTGTTGCGGGTGGTCTGGGGAAAATTCATGTGGATTTCAGATAATAAAATGTACTGTTTGCAATTGATCTAAACGTAATACATCTTTATGAAAGTGAACTGTATTCACCCATTGCAGTATAATGCGTTtcttgcattaaagggatagcttaCAAAAAATCGTATTCAATT encodes the following:
- the fynb gene encoding tyrosine-protein kinase fynb, which encodes MTSVSGKEKSFQIINSTEGDWWDARSLTTGGTGYIPSNYVAPVDSIQAEDWYFGKLGRKDAERQLLSTGSPRGTYLIRESETTKGAFSLSIRDWDDVKGDHVKHYKIRKLDSGGYYITTRAQFETLQQLVQHYSERAAGLCCRLVVPCHKGMPRLTDLSVKTKDVWEIPRESLQLIKRLGNGQFGEVWMGTWNGNTKVAVKTLKPGTMSPESFLEEAQIMKKLRHDKLVQLYAVVSEEPIYIVTEYMGKGSLLDFLKDGEGRGLKLPNLVDMTAQVAAGMAYIERMNYIHRDLRSANILVGDNLVCKIADFGLARLIEDNEYTARQGAKFPIKWTAPEAALYGKFTIKSDVWSFGILLTELVTKGRVPYPGMNNREVLEQVERGYRMPCPQDCPISLHELMLQCWKKDAEERPTFEYLQGFLEDYFTATEPQYQPGDNL